A genomic region of Planococcus kocurii contains the following coding sequences:
- the ptsG gene encoding glucose-specific PTS transporter subunit IIBC, with protein MSFNFFGTLQKVGKALMLPVALLPAAGILLAFGTSFAQESFLEAVPFMGANWIQQLLFVMAEAGGVVFDNLPLLFAVGVAIGLAGGDGVAGLAAIIGYLIMNVTMKAFGGITLEMTTDPAYANVLGIPTLQTGVFGGIIVGVLAAFMYNKFFNIQLPQFLGFFAGKRFVPIVTAFSAVFLGIIMFLVWPFAQTGLNTLSHFMLETNRTLAAFVFGVIERSLIPFGLHHIFYSPFWFEFGQYTTAAGEIVRGDQRIFFAQLQDGVDFTAGTFMTGKFPFMMFGLPAAALAIYHCARPEKKKIVGGIMASGALTSFLTGITEPLEFTFLFVAPVLFGIHAIFAGLSFMTMHLLDVKIGMTFSGGLIDFLLFGVLPGRTEWFWVIVVGLVFSVIYYFGFRFAILKFNLMTPGREPEEEGDEEMEEIGDLPYEILAAMGGQENIKNLDACITRLRVSVADKGNVDKKRLKKLGASGVMEVGNNIQAIFGPVSDSLRGQMQDIMNGKSPRPASKTAAPTENTVASATPLEFNSPITGELLPISEVPDQVFSGKMVGDGFAIKPTEGKVFSPVNGKVVTVFPTKHAIGIAADNGTEILIHIGIDTVHLKGEGFTSHIEQGDLVEQGQLLMEMDLDYIAEHAASIVTPIVFTNLEEGQSIKLLKSGAVTAKDTGIMEIIHGEPVV; from the coding sequence ATGTCATTCAATTTTTTCGGTACTTTGCAAAAAGTAGGTAAAGCTTTAATGTTACCTGTCGCACTCTTGCCCGCTGCTGGTATTCTGTTAGCTTTTGGTACTAGTTTTGCACAAGAATCATTTTTGGAAGCGGTTCCTTTTATGGGAGCTAACTGGATTCAGCAATTATTATTCGTTATGGCAGAAGCGGGTGGCGTTGTTTTTGACAACTTGCCTTTACTATTTGCTGTAGGTGTCGCCATTGGTCTTGCTGGCGGTGACGGGGTAGCAGGACTCGCAGCCATCATCGGTTACTTGATTATGAATGTCACGATGAAGGCATTTGGTGGAATTACGCTGGAAATGACGACTGATCCAGCATACGCTAATGTATTAGGCATCCCTACGTTACAGACCGGTGTTTTCGGCGGAATTATCGTTGGTGTCTTAGCCGCTTTCATGTACAATAAATTTTTCAATATCCAATTGCCACAGTTTTTAGGATTTTTTGCTGGAAAGCGCTTTGTTCCTATCGTTACGGCTTTCTCTGCTGTTTTTCTTGGCATTATTATGTTCTTGGTTTGGCCATTCGCTCAAACTGGATTAAATACACTTTCCCATTTCATGTTGGAGACAAACCGTACGCTTGCAGCTTTTGTATTCGGTGTTATTGAACGCTCTCTGATTCCATTTGGATTGCACCATATTTTCTACTCGCCTTTCTGGTTTGAATTCGGTCAATACACAACTGCGGCTGGTGAAATTGTCCGCGGCGACCAACGGATCTTCTTTGCTCAATTGCAGGACGGTGTAGACTTTACGGCGGGTACATTTATGACCGGTAAATTTCCATTCATGATGTTCGGCCTTCCCGCTGCAGCACTTGCTATCTATCATTGTGCACGCCCTGAGAAAAAGAAAATTGTTGGCGGTATTATGGCCTCAGGTGCGTTGACTTCTTTCTTAACTGGAATTACAGAACCACTTGAGTTCACATTTTTGTTTGTAGCTCCTGTGTTGTTTGGTATTCATGCTATTTTCGCAGGATTGTCGTTTATGACGATGCACTTGCTCGATGTTAAAATCGGAATGACGTTCTCCGGTGGACTGATTGACTTTTTGCTCTTCGGTGTTTTACCCGGTAGAACAGAATGGTTCTGGGTCATCGTTGTCGGTCTCGTGTTCTCGGTCATCTACTACTTTGGTTTCCGTTTTGCCATCTTGAAATTCAACTTGATGACACCTGGACGCGAACCAGAAGAAGAAGGCGACGAAGAGATGGAAGAAATCGGCGACTTGCCGTATGAAATTCTTGCTGCCATGGGCGGACAAGAAAACATCAAAAACCTTGATGCTTGTATCACACGTCTGCGCGTCAGTGTAGCAGATAAAGGAAACGTCGATAAAAAGAGATTGAAAAAACTTGGCGCTTCCGGTGTCATGGAAGTCGGCAACAACATTCAGGCGATCTTCGGACCGGTTTCGGATAGCTTACGCGGACAAATGCAAGATATCATGAATGGTAAATCCCCTCGTCCAGCTTCCAAAACTGCTGCTCCGACGGAAAATACAGTTGCATCGGCGACGCCATTAGAATTCAATAGCCCGATTACAGGTGAACTTCTTCCAATTTCAGAAGTTCCGGACCAAGTATTCTCCGGCAAAATGGTTGGAGATGGATTTGCAATTAAACCGACAGAAGGAAAAGTTTTTTCTCCGGTAAACGGAAAAGTTGTTACGGTCTTCCCTACTAAGCACGCTATTGGGATTGCGGCAGACAACGGTACGGAAATTCTAATTCACATCGGTATTGATACAGTCCATCTAAAAGGTGAAGGGTTTACATCGCATATTGAACAAGGTGACTTGGTAGAGCAAGGACAACTCTTGATGGAAATGGATCTTGATTATATCGCTGAACATGCGGCTTCCATCGTTACGCCCATCGTTTTCACAAATCTTGAAGAAGGCCAGTCAATCAAACTCCTAAAGTCTGGTGCAGTGACAGCTAAAGATACAGGAATTATGGAAATTATCCACGGAGAACCTGTTGTTTGA
- a CDS encoding cation diffusion facilitator family transporter produces MRELFGLMKFGTRSALWAAVINSVVAIIKTAAYMITGNVAMFAEMMHSFGDAANQFFVFIGSALSKKEPTEKFPGGFGRLVNLVLLGAVLIVAVLAYETIVEGIHHISNATHSEDWFWLNIGVLGASALLEAAVLYKAMKEITEHLPKEQVKGFKLIPESYKHVKDAKPASKLVFLEDNVAVGGAVLAMLAIIVATYTPFHSATGYASIIIGVALVLVVGRIFMDNAAGALGVADVKMQARMGARILQHPHINDIQDLDVIKEGESLHVELKVEVDSNMTIKEADDIRNYIEKKIKESVKNVTDVIIEFDDDDDIDTWSSISPKDNQ; encoded by the coding sequence ATGAGGGAACTTTTCGGATTGATGAAATTCGGTACAAGGTCGGCTTTATGGGCAGCCGTTATTAATAGTGTCGTTGCCATCATCAAGACGGCAGCCTATATGATTACTGGGAATGTCGCGATGTTTGCTGAAATGATGCATAGTTTTGGTGATGCCGCCAATCAATTTTTTGTGTTTATCGGCTCCGCATTGAGTAAGAAAGAACCCACAGAAAAATTTCCTGGAGGATTTGGACGTTTGGTCAATCTCGTCCTGCTCGGTGCCGTATTGATTGTTGCTGTCTTAGCTTATGAAACAATTGTTGAGGGAATTCATCACATTTCGAATGCTACACATTCAGAAGATTGGTTTTGGTTGAATATTGGTGTATTGGGTGCTTCGGCGCTTCTTGAAGCTGCTGTTCTTTATAAAGCCATGAAAGAAATTACGGAGCACCTTCCAAAAGAACAAGTTAAAGGATTTAAATTGATTCCAGAAAGCTATAAACACGTGAAAGATGCTAAACCTGCTTCGAAATTGGTCTTTTTAGAAGACAACGTTGCAGTTGGTGGAGCGGTCCTCGCCATGCTGGCAATTATCGTTGCGACATATACACCTTTCCATAGTGCGACAGGCTACGCTTCGATTATTATTGGTGTTGCACTTGTTTTGGTAGTCGGTCGTATCTTTATGGATAATGCAGCCGGTGCACTTGGTGTAGCTGATGTGAAAATGCAGGCACGGATGGGTGCTCGAATTTTACAACATCCACACATCAACGATATTCAAGATCTGGACGTCATTAAAGAAGGTGAAAGTCTTCATGTTGAACTCAAAGTTGAAGTAGATTCCAATATGACCATTAAAGAAGCAGATGATATTCGAAATTATATTGAGAAGAAAATAAAAGAAAGCGTAAAAAATGTAACAGATGTTATTATTGAATTTGACGACGATGATGATATTGATACATGGAGCAGTATCTCTCCTAAAGATAACCAATAG
- a CDS encoding branched-chain amino acid aminotransferase has protein sequence MTTQQLEVINNTSKKEKPVKDQVPFGTTFTDHMYMLEYQTEKGWYDPKIVPYGPISLDPAAMIFHYGQTVFEGMKAYHTEDGRILLFRPEKNFERLNLSSERLSIPAIDEQLALEHLMQLVKLEKEWVPKTPGTSLYIRPYIISTDANLAVGPSQTYKYMVILSPVGSYFSGGLQPVVIHVEEKFTRAVKGGTGMAKTAGNYSSGYQAQADAKKEGNADVLWLDGVEKKYIEEVGSMNIFFKINGEVVTPELNGSILKGITRMSIIELLGTWGIAVTEKRVSIDELYEAYEAGHVEEVFGTGTAAVISPVGELNYKGKKMIVNNHEIGELSQKLYDTITGIQTGKIEDTLGWTVEVK, from the coding sequence ATGACAACACAGCAACTTGAAGTTATTAACAATACCAGCAAAAAAGAAAAGCCGGTGAAAGACCAAGTGCCATTCGGGACTACCTTTACAGATCATATGTATATGCTCGAATACCAAACAGAAAAAGGCTGGTATGATCCTAAAATTGTACCCTATGGACCCATTAGCTTAGATCCGGCAGCGATGATCTTCCATTACGGTCAAACAGTTTTTGAAGGCATGAAGGCTTATCATACAGAAGACGGCCGCATTCTATTATTCCGTCCTGAGAAAAACTTTGAACGTCTCAATCTTTCTAGCGAACGTCTAAGCATTCCAGCAATCGATGAGCAACTAGCGCTCGAGCATTTAATGCAATTAGTCAAACTGGAAAAAGAGTGGGTACCCAAAACGCCTGGAACTTCTCTTTATATCCGCCCTTATATTATTTCAACAGATGCAAATTTGGCAGTCGGACCTTCTCAAACCTATAAATATATGGTCATTTTGTCGCCGGTAGGCTCTTATTTCTCAGGCGGTCTTCAGCCAGTAGTCATTCATGTAGAAGAGAAATTTACTCGCGCTGTCAAAGGCGGAACGGGGATGGCCAAAACAGCAGGAAACTATTCGTCAGGCTACCAAGCACAAGCAGATGCTAAAAAAGAAGGCAACGCGGATGTCTTGTGGCTCGATGGTGTTGAGAAAAAATACATTGAAGAAGTTGGCAGCATGAACATCTTCTTCAAAATAAATGGGGAAGTCGTAACACCTGAGTTAAATGGTAGTATCTTAAAAGGCATTACGCGCATGTCCATTATTGAATTGCTCGGCACATGGGGAATCGCTGTAACAGAAAAACGCGTTTCTATTGATGAGTTGTATGAAGCTTATGAAGCGGGCCACGTAGAAGAAGTCTTTGGTACAGGTACAGCTGCAGTTATCTCACCGGTAGGAGAACTAAACTACAAAGGTAAAAAAATGATCGTTAATAACCATGAAATTGGTGAGTTGTCACAGAAGCTATACGATACGATTACGGGAATCCAAACAGGAAAAATTGAAGATACACTTGGTTGGACAGTAGAAGTAAAATGA
- a CDS encoding NUDIX hydrolase, producing the protein MDPQSMLKKVKNRTPEVLGNKEFSKYAILLPLIEKDGEIHVLFEVRSYDLRNQPGEICFPGGKIDFQDQTEEDTAVRETIEELGIERAEISDIYPLDYIVSPFGMIVYTFAGVINPETAFTPNPPEVDSIFTVPLSFFLEKEPKIYRVNFDIQPEESFPFDLIAGGENYNWRTRQVDEYFYIYGDKVIWGLTAKILAHFIEIIR; encoded by the coding sequence ATGGATCCACAAAGTATGCTGAAAAAAGTAAAAAACCGCACTCCTGAAGTTTTAGGAAATAAGGAATTTTCGAAATACGCAATTCTTTTACCTCTTATCGAAAAAGATGGAGAAATCCATGTCCTCTTTGAAGTTCGTTCTTACGATCTTAGAAATCAGCCCGGAGAAATTTGTTTTCCAGGTGGGAAAATTGATTTTCAGGATCAGACAGAAGAAGACACGGCAGTCCGTGAAACAATTGAAGAATTGGGAATAGAACGAGCAGAAATCTCAGATATCTATCCGTTGGACTATATCGTTTCGCCTTTTGGCATGATCGTCTACACATTCGCTGGTGTGATTAATCCAGAAACGGCATTCACTCCTAATCCACCGGAAGTTGACAGCATTTTTACGGTGCCACTATCTTTTTTCTTGGAAAAGGAACCGAAAATCTATCGTGTCAATTTTGATATCCAACCAGAAGAAAGTTTTCCTTTTGATTTGATTGCTGGAGGCGAAAACTACAATTGGCGAACACGCCAGGTAGATGAGTATTTTTACATTTATGGTGACAAAGTCATTTGGGGATTAACTGCCAAGATTCTGGCACACTTTATTGAGATCATTCGCTGA
- a CDS encoding HAD family hydrolase has translation MSIKPKAVFLDMDGTILNHHNKVSAETKQIIDELRNEGIFVFVATGRSSAELVGMLPEGFMVDGIITANGMAGYIGNEVVFEHSLPLDLVEAIIKKAREHKIYYELFPHGQSQQVLKQDKEFVEAAVRDPKPESVQTNEWISRQQAIKEDIRWVEELTESHFSKFYFFARTRDEIDNWKQELEELQKLMQFTMTPSSPNNMEVMVANVSKASGIAQMLERFGLIGCETLAIGDSDNDVKMFEYVSHAVAMKNAPAHIQAVVDEVTAFTCDENGVYHYLKTSVLANIAKKSPRA, from the coding sequence GTGTCAATCAAACCTAAAGCCGTCTTTTTGGACATGGACGGAACAATTTTAAATCACCACAACAAAGTGAGTGCAGAAACGAAACAAATTATAGATGAGCTGCGAAATGAAGGTATTTTCGTATTTGTGGCGACAGGAAGGTCTTCTGCTGAACTGGTAGGGATGCTACCGGAAGGGTTTATGGTAGATGGCATCATTACCGCAAACGGCATGGCGGGTTACATTGGAAACGAAGTAGTTTTTGAGCACTCTCTTCCGCTGGATTTAGTAGAAGCCATCATCAAGAAAGCGCGTGAACATAAAATCTATTACGAACTTTTTCCGCATGGTCAATCCCAGCAAGTATTAAAGCAGGACAAAGAATTTGTCGAAGCTGCAGTGCGCGATCCCAAGCCCGAATCGGTACAGACGAACGAATGGATTTCACGCCAACAAGCAATCAAAGAAGATATTAGATGGGTAGAGGAACTAACAGAGAGTCATTTCTCCAAATTTTATTTTTTTGCAAGAACTCGCGATGAAATCGACAACTGGAAACAAGAGTTAGAAGAGCTACAAAAGCTTATGCAGTTTACGATGACTCCCTCTTCTCCAAATAATATGGAAGTAATGGTCGCGAATGTGAGCAAGGCGTCTGGAATCGCTCAAATGCTGGAACGCTTTGGGTTAATCGGCTGTGAAACACTCGCCATTGGAGACAGTGACAACGATGTGAAAATGTTCGAATACGTATCTCACGCTGTAGCAATGAAAAACGCCCCCGCTCACATTCAAGCAGTAGTGGATGAAGTCACAGCGTTTACTTGTGATGAAAACGGTGTTTACCATTACCTGAAAACGAGTGTGTTGGCAAATATCGCTAAGAAATCACCAAGAGCTTAA
- a CDS encoding DEAD/DEAH box helicase, producing the protein MNFSLNEIKIKKLCGIAAYKKGKSFIQAGKIRLLLDLSDDRLIKAVVTGRNEFYVSVEQQEDGEILASCSCPPVGFVQTYCHHIAGVLLAIDDMQQRENPAVKMLDLFARQKNGTKGRQYFDKRQLLHIEFSLLPVMSGENDHALALRVAAGIEHLATIGDLDTFLKAVRAEETYSESTGFYYSPEEHRLQDETTTVLDYLARTRLAGAVRTEGTELLVMAAPDWERLLPLLQAAPYVKLVRDRVITDGIRVEKELPLSFHFAEHRSGGFRLDVEGLEEVLILKDYEMAIADEALFYLAEEDARHLTELKEFLPNSVDQLLISAQEIDHFMATVVPGLERLGNVYIADAVADRLVKTPLRAKLFLDRIKHRLLAGVEFHYGHLVINPCEEAEGGPRHYPGIRRQRHQEQDILQIMKDSEFTQTDGGFYMQDEEAEYHFLYHVMPVLEELMQVFATTAVKMRVQKKYGGPKVKVEISERTDWLEFRFDLQDIPESEIKKILEALEEKRPFYRIPNGTLMSLETQQFLELSDFLRDLAVTATNFGREEIRIPLIHGLQVVASLEDGQLLDPGADFSSLLQSLNRPEKLTTDIPESLNGVLRDYQEAGFRWLKLLAKYQFGGILADDMGLGKTLQSIAFIVSVLPEIRKQRQPVLVVAPSSLVYNWLNELAKFAPSIKAGIIDGDKRQRALSIKKMQESDVIITSYPLMRMDQVLYRDQRFHTLFLDEAQAFKNPVTQTAKAVKAIQADYRFALTGTPIENSLDELWSIFNVIFPELLPNRRLFSEMRRDSIKKRVRPFILRRIKAEVLTELPDKVETIRFSELQKEQKQLYAAYLAELKQDALKHLNKDSFQKNRIRILAGLTRLRQLCCHPALFVEDYNGGSAKFDQLMELIEECRLTGRRVLVFSQFTKMLGMIGHQLTKEGVSYFYLDGQTPPAERVDLCTRFNEGQGELFLISLKAGGTGLNLTGADTVVLYDLWWNPAVEQQAADRAHRMGQKKEVQVVRLIAKGTIEEKINELQMKKKNLIDDVIQSGEEPLKAMSAEDIREILMT; encoded by the coding sequence ATGAATTTTTCACTTAATGAAATAAAAATAAAAAAATTATGCGGAATCGCGGCTTATAAAAAAGGCAAAAGCTTTATTCAAGCTGGAAAAATTCGGCTATTGCTAGATTTGAGTGATGACCGACTGATAAAAGCTGTTGTTACAGGACGTAATGAATTTTACGTGAGCGTTGAACAACAGGAGGATGGTGAAATCCTCGCTTCTTGTAGCTGTCCACCGGTAGGTTTTGTGCAGACCTATTGCCATCATATTGCAGGAGTTTTACTAGCGATAGATGACATGCAACAACGTGAGAATCCAGCTGTGAAAATGTTGGATTTGTTTGCGCGACAGAAGAATGGGACGAAAGGACGCCAATATTTTGATAAACGGCAATTGCTTCACATTGAATTTAGTTTGTTGCCGGTGATGTCGGGAGAAAACGATCACGCACTCGCCTTACGAGTCGCTGCGGGTATTGAACATTTAGCAACTATTGGTGATCTCGATACGTTTTTAAAGGCGGTCAGAGCGGAAGAAACTTATAGCGAGTCTACTGGCTTTTATTACTCACCGGAAGAGCATCGTCTGCAAGACGAAACCACAACAGTGCTCGATTATTTAGCAAGGACTCGACTTGCTGGCGCAGTAAGAACAGAAGGCACAGAACTGCTAGTCATGGCAGCTCCGGATTGGGAGCGGTTATTGCCGTTACTTCAAGCCGCACCTTACGTCAAACTTGTTAGAGACCGAGTCATTACGGACGGCATTCGCGTGGAAAAAGAATTGCCTTTGTCTTTTCATTTTGCTGAGCATCGTTCTGGAGGGTTCCGGCTAGATGTTGAAGGACTCGAAGAAGTGCTAATTCTAAAAGATTATGAAATGGCAATTGCGGATGAGGCATTGTTCTATTTGGCCGAAGAAGACGCTAGACACTTAACAGAACTAAAGGAATTTCTGCCAAACTCCGTTGATCAGTTGCTTATCTCAGCACAAGAAATCGATCATTTCATGGCGACAGTCGTACCTGGACTAGAACGTTTGGGAAACGTGTATATTGCAGACGCAGTAGCAGATCGATTAGTGAAAACGCCTCTTCGTGCCAAATTATTCCTCGATCGCATTAAACATCGCTTACTAGCCGGAGTGGAATTCCATTATGGCCACTTAGTTATTAATCCATGTGAAGAAGCAGAAGGTGGACCTCGCCATTATCCGGGGATCCGTAGACAACGTCACCAAGAACAAGATATTCTACAAATTATGAAAGACAGTGAGTTTACACAAACCGATGGCGGCTTCTATATGCAAGACGAGGAAGCGGAGTATCATTTTCTCTATCACGTTATGCCTGTGCTCGAAGAATTGATGCAGGTATTTGCAACAACTGCTGTAAAAATGCGCGTTCAAAAAAAATATGGTGGTCCGAAAGTAAAGGTGGAAATAAGTGAACGTACAGATTGGCTAGAGTTCCGCTTTGACTTACAAGACATTCCAGAATCTGAAATCAAGAAAATTTTGGAGGCGTTAGAAGAGAAACGACCATTTTACCGAATCCCTAACGGAACGTTAATGTCTTTAGAAACACAACAATTCCTTGAGTTGAGTGATTTTTTACGTGACTTGGCTGTTACTGCAACTAATTTTGGAAGAGAAGAGATCCGAATTCCATTGATCCATGGGTTGCAAGTAGTCGCTTCACTAGAAGATGGACAATTGCTCGATCCAGGCGCAGATTTTTCCAGTTTGTTGCAAAGTTTGAATCGTCCAGAAAAATTGACTACAGATATACCAGAAAGTTTAAATGGAGTTCTTCGAGATTATCAGGAAGCCGGCTTTCGTTGGCTTAAGCTGCTCGCGAAATACCAATTCGGTGGTATTTTGGCTGATGACATGGGGCTTGGAAAAACCTTGCAAAGCATCGCTTTTATCGTATCGGTACTCCCCGAGATTCGGAAGCAGCGGCAACCTGTACTCGTAGTTGCTCCTTCGTCGCTAGTTTACAATTGGCTGAACGAACTAGCTAAATTTGCACCAAGCATTAAAGCTGGCATTATAGACGGTGACAAAAGACAAAGAGCTTTGTCGATTAAAAAAATGCAAGAGTCGGACGTTATCATTACTTCTTACCCTTTAATGCGCATGGATCAAGTGCTATACCGAGATCAACGCTTTCATACTTTGTTTTTGGACGAAGCCCAGGCTTTTAAAAATCCGGTTACGCAAACAGCAAAAGCAGTTAAGGCGATTCAAGCAGATTACCGATTTGCATTGACCGGAACCCCAATTGAAAACTCTTTAGACGAATTGTGGTCGATTTTCAACGTGATATTTCCTGAACTTCTCCCAAATCGTAGGCTGTTTAGCGAAATGAGACGTGACAGCATCAAAAAACGAGTTCGACCATTTATTTTGCGGCGCATCAAAGCAGAGGTGTTAACAGAACTTCCAGATAAAGTAGAAACGATTCGATTTTCAGAACTACAAAAAGAACAAAAACAATTATACGCTGCGTACTTAGCTGAATTAAAACAAGATGCGCTGAAGCATTTAAACAAAGATAGCTTTCAAAAAAACCGAATTCGAATTTTGGCAGGTCTTACGAGGTTGCGTCAATTGTGCTGCCATCCGGCATTATTTGTGGAAGACTATAATGGAGGATCTGCTAAGTTTGACCAACTGATGGAGCTCATAGAGGAATGCCGACTGACTGGCCGGCGTGTGCTAGTCTTTTCACAGTTTACTAAGATGCTCGGCATGATTGGTCATCAATTAACAAAAGAAGGGGTCTCTTACTTTTATTTGGATGGTCAAACGCCGCCAGCGGAACGAGTAGACTTATGCACACGTTTTAATGAGGGTCAAGGTGAGTTATTTTTGATTTCTTTAAAAGCGGGGGGCACCGGTTTGAATTTAACAGGTGCGGATACAGTGGTGTTGTATGATCTTTGGTGGAACCCAGCTGTCGAGCAACAAGCAGCAGATCGTGCCCATCGGATGGGACAAAAAAAGGAAGTTCAAGTTGTCCGATTAATTGCTAAGGGGACTATTGAAGAGAAAATCAATGAACTGCAAATGAAAAAGAAAAACTTGATTGATGATGTAATCCAATCGGGGGAAGAACCGTTAAAGGCGATGTCGGCAGAGGATATCCGAGAAATTTTGATGACATAG
- the mnmH gene encoding tRNA 2-selenouridine(34) synthase MnmH, whose translation MFSNISVNDLMPLSEQKKMVLIDVRSPSEYKNFSIPGSINIPFFDDTERAEIGTLYKQASVEAAKVRGLEIISAKLPEFVQRFKQVEGSKTVFCWRGGMRSRTTATLLSLMDVHVSRLEGGIREYRRWVVSQLDQPEAPFKAYVLNGLTGTGKTRILKALEKQGYPVIDLEGLANHKGSIFGHIGVEPHNQKMFDSLLVQQCRELEKSPFILFEAESARIGKIVIPSWLTELKANSVQLIIDMPMEERIKEIIEDYRPVEYQAECIAAFQRIKTRMPLNISKQIEVALEVGEFPSAVRLLLEYYYDSRYQHTGLQYPDAQKKVLQVRNLEEAIEAIKKQIPKIEESPII comes from the coding sequence ATGTTTAGCAATATTTCAGTAAATGATTTGATGCCTTTAAGTGAACAGAAAAAGATGGTGCTAATCGATGTCAGGTCGCCATCGGAGTATAAGAATTTTTCAATACCAGGCAGCATCAATATTCCTTTTTTCGATGATACAGAACGAGCAGAAATTGGAACTCTTTATAAGCAAGCGAGTGTGGAAGCTGCAAAAGTACGAGGTCTGGAGATTATATCAGCTAAATTACCAGAATTTGTTCAACGGTTTAAGCAGGTTGAAGGCAGCAAAACGGTCTTTTGCTGGCGCGGTGGCATGCGTAGCCGCACTACAGCTACACTTTTGTCATTAATGGACGTTCACGTCAGTCGCTTAGAGGGCGGAATTCGCGAATACCGCAGATGGGTTGTGAGCCAGCTCGACCAGCCAGAAGCGCCTTTTAAAGCATATGTATTGAACGGCTTAACCGGTACAGGTAAAACAAGAATTTTAAAAGCTTTGGAAAAGCAGGGCTATCCGGTTATCGATTTAGAAGGATTGGCCAATCATAAAGGTTCGATTTTCGGTCATATTGGCGTTGAGCCACATAATCAGAAAATGTTTGATTCGCTGCTAGTCCAGCAATGCCGAGAGCTAGAGAAATCTCCATTTATTCTTTTTGAAGCCGAAAGCGCGAGAATCGGGAAAATTGTCATTCCGAGTTGGCTAACAGAATTGAAAGCCAATAGCGTTCAACTGATCATCGACATGCCCATGGAAGAACGAATCAAAGAAATTATTGAAGATTACCGTCCAGTGGAATACCAAGCCGAGTGTATCGCAGCTTTTCAACGAATCAAAACACGGATGCCTTTAAACATTTCAAAGCAAATTGAAGTAGCTTTAGAAGTCGGTGAATTTCCCTCTGCAGTAAGATTGCTGCTGGAGTATTATTACGATTCACGCTATCAACATACAGGTCTTCAATATCCTGATGCGCAAAAAAAAGTACTGCAAGTTAGGAATTTAGAAGAAGCCATTGAAGCGATAAAAAAACAGATTCCGAAAATTGAAGAATCTCCAATCATATAA
- the glcT gene encoding glucose PTS transporter transcription antiterminator GlcT — MEQILIIQKVLNNNVVIAHHDTYKEVVLIGNGLGFNRKKGDSIPFDEADKTFLLKDENEMEQYVNLLPYIEEKLLIFIHELLLFIEEKMDKQLNEHIHVALTDHIAFAINRAKKEIQFSNPFLFEIESLYPKEYLVAKDVVTKVEERTGVSFPEGEVGFIALHIHSAVTDKSLRDINRYHALISKMVNIIEDNLDIQLEKNNIDYHRLIQHLHRAIDRAAKGTLLGEENKLAAMLKSEYPVCYNLAYKLIKVMQNQLNKPVDEAEVMYLTIHLQRLTHKF; from the coding sequence ATGGAACAAATTTTAATCATTCAAAAAGTATTGAATAATAATGTTGTGATTGCCCACCATGATACCTATAAAGAAGTCGTATTAATTGGCAATGGCCTCGGATTCAATCGAAAAAAAGGAGATTCGATTCCTTTTGACGAAGCAGATAAAACATTTTTGCTAAAAGACGAAAATGAAATGGAACAATATGTCAATCTACTTCCTTATATTGAGGAAAAGCTCCTTATCTTTATTCATGAACTCCTTCTTTTCATCGAGGAAAAAATGGATAAGCAATTGAACGAGCATATCCACGTGGCTTTGACTGATCACATTGCGTTCGCCATTAATCGTGCGAAAAAAGAGATTCAATTCTCCAATCCTTTTTTATTTGAAATTGAGTCACTGTATCCAAAAGAATACTTAGTGGCCAAAGACGTTGTGACAAAGGTGGAAGAGCGGACAGGCGTTTCTTTTCCAGAAGGTGAAGTTGGTTTTATCGCGCTCCATATTCACAGTGCGGTAACAGATAAGTCTTTACGCGACATCAATCGGTACCATGCGCTGATTTCAAAAATGGTGAATATTATCGAAGACAATCTTGATATTCAATTGGAAAAAAACAATATTGACTATCATCGTCTCATTCAACACCTTCACCGCGCGATTGACCGAGCCGCAAAAGGCACGTTGCTTGGTGAAGAAAATAAATTAGCTGCTATGTTGAAAAGTGAATATCCTGTATGCTATAATCTTGCCTATAAGCTCATTAAAGTCATGCAAAATCAATTGAATAAGCCGGTAGATGAAGCGGAAGTCATGTATTTGACCATTCATCTGCAACGCTTAACACATAAATTCTGA